The Microcebus murinus isolate Inina chromosome 4, M.murinus_Inina_mat1.0, whole genome shotgun sequence genome has a segment encoding these proteins:
- the TMEM218 gene encoding transmembrane protein 218 isoform X1, translated as MAGTVLGVGAGVFILALLWVSVLLLCVLLSRASRMARFSVIFILLGALIITSVLLLFPRASEFPAPEVEVKIVDAFFIGRYVLLAFLSAVFLGGLFLVLTHHVLQPIYAKPLRSY; from the exons ATGGCTGGCACTGTGCTCGGAGTGGGTGCAGGCGTGTTCATCCTAGCCCTGCTCTGGGTGTCGGTGCTGCTGCTGTGTGTGCTGTTATCCAGAGCCTCCAGGATGGCTAG GTTCTCTGTCATTTTCATACTCCTCGGTGCTCTGATCATCACATCAGTTCTATTGCTTTTCCCCCGAGCTAGTGAATTCCCAGCCCCAGAGGTCGAAGTTAAG ATTGTGGATGCCTTTTTCATTGGCCGCTATGTCCTGCTGGCTTTCCTCAGTGCTGTCTTCCTTGGAGGCCTCTTCTTGGTTCTAACTCATCATGTCCTGCAGCCAATCTATGCCAAACCACTGCGGTCCTACTGA
- the TMEM218 gene encoding transmembrane protein 218 isoform X2, whose translation MAGTVLGVGAGVFILALLWVSVLLLCVLLSRASRMARNLELPGVNGNTPSLSLPRKKGCGMEGFSVIFILLGALIITSVLLLFPRASEFPAPEVEVKIVDAFFIGRYVLLAFLSAVFLGGLFLVLTHHVLQPIYAKPLRSY comes from the exons ATGGCTGGCACTGTGCTCGGAGTGGGTGCAGGCGTGTTCATCCTAGCCCTGCTCTGGGTGTCGGTGCTGCTGCTGTGTGTGCTGTTATCCAGAGCCTCCAGGATGGCTAG GAATTTGGAATTACCAGGAGTAAACGGAAACACACCCAGCTTGTCCCTGCCTAGGAAGAAGGGCTGTGGGATGGAGGG GTTCTCTGTCATTTTCATACTCCTCGGTGCTCTGATCATCACATCAGTTCTATTGCTTTTCCCCCGAGCTAGTGAATTCCCAGCCCCAGAGGTCGAAGTTAAG ATTGTGGATGCCTTTTTCATTGGCCGCTATGTCCTGCTGGCTTTCCTCAGTGCTGTCTTCCTTGGAGGCCTCTTCTTGGTTCTAACTCATCATGTCCTGCAGCCAATCTATGCCAAACCACTGCGGTCCTACTGA